TCCCAACACTGGAGGCTGAATTTTGAAGGCATTGCTGCCCCTCCAGTAAAACAAGGAAGAACAGCTCCCCGGaaagcagcaggggcagggcagtgcctgtTGTGTTTGCTACTTTCAATTTCAGTTTTAGCATTGGCTAATCATTTCTCCAGTtctgctctcctttttttttttttttcctttatctaaAATGTTCACAGGAAATGCTGCACTGAATGTCAAACTATTTCATGAGGTACTCATCAggtgttttccttctgcagacTCCTGACTTTTATGTGGAAATGAAATGGGAGTTCACCAGCTGGGGTAAGAATCCTGCTCCTTGGTACCGATTCCAAGCTGTAAAAATGAGTTACAAATGTCCcgcagcacaggcagggagatATCTGCTCCCCGCaatcttcctcttctccatctCAAAATGACCTCTTGTGCTTTTGTTGCACAATTATTCTTTGTTTCCTgtgtgtttggttggttgggttttggcAGTGGAGAATTTAGCTGTTGTTGCAATTGCTGGAGActttccttgggtttttttttacctgtccCTGGCCATCCACGACTGATTGTGTGTCATCTATGGATGCACTGGTTGTTTGGGAAGTACCTGCTGTTCCCTGAAAGGAATGAACACTAGGCCTCACAGctgattaaatatttcaaatatcaaGCTATTAGACTACCAGGCATGGGGTTTCTGCCATTTCAAACCTTGCAGTCTGAACAAATACCTTCTTCCTTTTCATATTCATCTTTAAATTAGGCCAGTTTTGCCCTAAGCTGGTTGTTCTTAAAGCTGAAGATGATCAGTATCTCACCTCCTCTGGAATGACATTCCTAGGAGCGAGCCATCTCTGTGCTTGAATtcatttcctctgtgctgcacCTCTTGcacattttccctttccatttctcCCATTTCTCCCAGTGCCCCTGGTTTCCAGGGTGTGCCCGAGCGACGTTTGCCGCATCTGGAAGAGCCGGGCCAAGCTGCGTGTGGACATCACCTTGCTGGGCTTCGAGAACATGagctgggagaggggcaggaggacTGTCATCTTCAAGGGAGAAGGTAAAGAGTTCACCTGTCTGCACCACTGACCCCCAAACACTGTGTGAGCACAGTGAGAAATCCTGATTTTACACAAAAAAGGCCTCTTGTGTTTTATGAAGGTTTTATGCTTATGTTTGTGTCTCATAGAGATACTGTTTTATGATGGCTTAACTTCTTTGCTTTGAGTAAATCTGAGGTAAAAATTTGGTGATGGGgtaaaatgtcagtgttttactgtttccctccttcttttctgctgccctgcatagaaaaaataattttagttccATCTCCAAGTTTGATCCCAGCTGAGTGCAGAAACACCCGGGTTTGATACACGATACACCCCCAGCTTTTCACCCTGGAGCACTTGCTGTGTTTTTAACTTTCCCACCTGTGCCTTTTCCACCAGACACTGgtggctgggcagagctgatCGAGATCAACCACGATGACAAGCTGGTCACGACAGAGAGGTTTGAGATCTCCCAGCACATGAAGCGTTTGACTTTGGGATCGATGACACCCAAGAGGAAAGACGTGGAGAGGCGCCTTACATCTCCAATCATCAGCACGTGCCTTGATACCAAAAGCATTGCTTTTGAAAGGTAAGACAGAGAGTTTCTCTTagcaaataaacattttgatGTTATGTCTGCAAAAAGCTTTAATGACAAACTCGCAAAAGCTTTGTTAATTAAAACTTTTACGGCTAggtctgaaattaatttaagcTTCATAAATCTCTAGATAAAGAAATTTGGGTTGGTCAAATTGCCACTATTGCTTGGCAAAAAGTTCCCAGTTGAAAGAAACTATTGGCAGAAAACTTCCAGTTTATCATATTAGTGGgatagaatcattaaggttggaaaaagcCTCTAAGATTGAGTCAATTGCTCACTGCAAATTTGCATTTCACTCAAATCCATGTGCTGGAACTGATGGACAAGAACTTGGTACCAAATAAGTCAACTCTCATATGAATACTTTAAGTAAATGTGCACAGTGTGTCTTTTAACAGACAAACATTTGTCTTTCTTCATGACTGCACCTATTTATCCAGGTATCTAGGATTAACAATCTGTCAAATGttgtttaaaatgagatttagAATAACTAGCTGGGGGTTGTATAGAAATGCAGCTGTGTGGGCACTTATGGTGTTCCCTTTTTGTCAGAACCACATCTGGATTCTGGGTATGGAggacagaaaaatcagaaggTGTCAATGGTTATGAAGCCAAGGTAAAGCCTGTTCTTCTGACAGATCTTGCAGCAAATTGAAGTCTGGCTgtgctttttctgtatttcctgaCTATTTCAGGTCTCAAAATTCCTATTGGGACATTCATTGTGTTGCCAGCAGAATTGGGCTGGAGTGAGGAACTTCCAGGCTTGTGGGAGGGATGGAACCCGTGTGCAGGAATGTCACCAGGGGGACCaaagaggggagaggagggacagaagattcagcagagctgcctgcagtcCTTCCCTTCCAAAGGCTGGCACTTAACTCACACTTGAACACTGCCATTGTTTCAGTGGGTGAAAGTTGAGGAGCCTGTTGATAATAACAGTATTGCAAGGATCAGCAGCCATGAGTGGCACCATGAATTCATGAACTGGACTCTGCCCTGCACCTGAATCACAGCTGCTTGGAATGGTTCCTCCTGACACTGGTTTTGACCTCTATTTCAcctcagtgaaatatttttcaaggtgGTTTTGCAGCCTTGCTGTGGTAGGAATTTAGGTTCAGAATCACAAGATTTAATTTCCCTGATTCTGTGTTCACTCCAGGTTTGGGAATTGGTgcaataaattacattttgtaaTTTCATTCACCAGAAGAGTAAGTGCTGAGTAGCTTTTACATTTATCTGAAGGTTTTTCCTGGTAATACTGCAGGACTGTTCAGCTGGACAGGGGGTTCATTACTGTTCCTGCAGAACTAAACTGTcacaaaatataatttctgaggTCTTCTAATTCTGATTAGAAATAGtgttccctttcttttccattccctCTTAAAATCTCTTGGAAATGTCTGTCTGGTGTTGAGGTTGGTTCAGTTAGTTTTGTGTACATGATGTTTTACTGGGGAactcttttttttaacctgtgaTGCTGCTTGGTTTTTGTCCCTGTGTTTTTTGTAAGGTCTACATGGCAAACAATGTGAACGTGATCACACGGATCAGAACAGAGCATTTAAcagaagaggagaagaagagATATAAAGGTATCTTCCCCATAGGAAAATTGGGAATAAATAGAACCCTTTGGCTCTCTGACAGCTCCTCTGTGTCTGAAGAACTGGACAGACAAACAAGGAAATTCTCTTCTTGCtgactttgcttttctttgatgTGTTCTGTGTCTGAGGCAGCTCATTATTTCACTCTTAACCTACCAATGAACCTGGTTTTATCCCAGCTGTGtttggaggaaggaaaagcccTTCAAACCTGTTGAAAGTTTACTGACAGTTTTAAAAGGCTGCACTTTTCTGCTCTGGAATGTATTCCTGCCCTTACTTCACTTTGGCCATGGATATAAGATTCACAGAGGCTTTGTTGGCTtggaatttttgttttggtctaCTAATTTCTTGTGGTATTTGAATTAGAGTAAAGGGTGACCAGCCAGTTACTTTATATGGAAATTCTCCTACCCTGGGGCACTGAGGCACTGGGACTCATGAAGGTGTCTGCTAATCATAGAAACCACTGAAAATCTGTGCTCTATTCTGTGTGTTGTACCTGTTTTATACCATCAGCTGTAGGTCTGGGCTTGCCTGGTAAAGCTCACAGGGGATCTGAACAACTTCCCTTTGGGTGGGAAGCCTGACTAAGTGCCAGTTTTACTGCTAATTAATACTAAtggctgtttttgttttccctcctgttACCTGAAGCTGATAGGAACCCTCTGGAATCATTCCTGGGGACAGTGGAGCATGAATGTGGTGCTCAGGTGAGTATCTGATGTCAGCACAGGTCACTGTGCCAGTAGGAATTCCTGGTGTGTGGAGTCACCTCTTGTTTCACTTCTATTTTCCTTAGTTTGGCAGCAGTTTTGATTATGAGGTTTTCATTTGCCCTGAGgatgtttttgtttgattggaAATAGGTGAACcttaagatcccttccagcccaaaccattccatgatcccacGTGGCTTTAGATGCTCCCTTGCTTTTAAACTGTGAAAGAACAGTGGGGAATGGATTTGCTGGATCTCTGTCAGGATGGCATTGCACATTTACagggatttagagattttgGGTTCAAATTCTCCATCCAAGTTTTGACTTTAGTAAAGGATTTGGAGCCTGGAAATGCTGTGGCTCGTGTGTGTATTTCTGTTTGGTTTCCAGCTTAAAAGTATCTAAGTAGATTTTTCATGTCTCTAAAAATTTGGAGATTTTTAACCTcagtaaaacagaataaaacctCAGTCTAATAACAGCTGGTGTTTATGGTTATGTGTCACTGTGTCTGAAATAGGGAAGGAGTTACTTCACAAAGGGTAAAACAAAAGTTTCTTGTAGTTGCCACTGTCTGTTCAGCACtttttgagttgtttttttctctctttccttctagAGTACATCCAGGACTACAGAGTATGCTGCAACCAACAATCCCACTGCTATTACTCTGGAGGAATACTTCAACCCAGAATTTGATTTGAAAGGCAGAGACATAGGAAGACCAAAGGAAGTCACTGTTAGAACACAGAAGTGAGAAATACCATTTTAACTATTTCTAGTTTGTCTCCTCCCAGTTATCTAATCCCTGGAAACCATTTTTACAAATATCCAGTGTGGTTTTCCCCCAGTTTTCACAATTAATTAGAAGAGAGATCTTGAAGTATTCAGCtataatctatttttaattccaCTGAGTCAAAGCAAACATTTGGGCTGGTGCTGTAACTTGTTAGTAACCTCCTGTCACTGCCCAACTGCCTGTTTTGCTTTGCATCTGTTCCTAAACTGTGAATTTAGGATGTTTTTATCCTACTCTGTCTTTAAGATTTAAAGCAACCTTATGGATGAGTGAAGAGTTCCCCTTGTCTCTTATGGAACAAGTCACTCCAATCATTGACCTGATGGCCAGAACCAGTGCTCATTTTGCCAGACTTAGGGATTTCATCACTCTGGAATTTCCACCAGGATTTCCTGTCAAAATCGGTAATATTTAGCAATTTTTGTTGTAACACCTTgcctattttttcccctttggttttgcaatatattatttacaaaaaaaacacattgaCTTTTTAGTTGTCTCACTGCTACTTAAAACATTGTTTTGTACATCTGGAGTCAATCCAGAAATACCATTTTAAAGACAGTGTCATTTCTGTGAGAATGAGCTGTTGTCAGCCCCTTTCCTCTTAGCCTCAGCGCCTTAAATTTGgcaaatcttattttaaaataagaaatttagAGAGAGATTGAGATTAACTAAAGCCACCTTCTTGGTGAGGCGAGTTCCTCTGTGCTTTGTCGTTATAGGAAGCTGTTGTGGAATATATCCCATAAACATGTAAAGGTTTGATATGGGTGTGGAAGCAAATAGGAGTTCTCATTTTGACAGAAATCTTCTACTTTTACAGAAGTTCCCCTGTTTCACGTGCTAAATGCCCGaattacttttgaaaatgtcaaTAGCTGCAGGACAGCTGAGAGAACCTCTCCTGGAGGTGCACAGAATGATGCAGGTAAGGGATCCCACCTTTTTACTTCCCTGTCCCTGGAATgcacagaggagagagaaactgaactgcaggGAATGGGACAGGGGGAGCTGCAAGGTGTTACTGCAAAAACATTCATCAGAATCTTTTCAGTTACAACTTGTTACAAACAGGGCACGGGGTATTTTTACCTTTATTTGCCTTCTCTAGGTGCTAATTTCGAGGTCGACCAGTCGGTGTTTGAGATCCCCAAATGCTACCACATCCAGGATGATGGCAGGAACATCCATGTGCAGGATGAGGATAATGAGATCATGCAGTTTGCCATCCAGCAGAGCTTGTTGGAATCTGGTGCAAATCAAGTGAGTGCTGGGGCCTGTGCAAGGGCAGCTTGGGCCAGGACTGTGCAGCAAGAGCTGAAGGAAACCAGTGTAGGATCAGTTTTTCTAAGACtttagaagataaaaataatgtatttcaaagaagaaataaaggtgGTTTAAGGGTTACTTTCAGTGAGTTACTCTGCAGATCTGATAACTGCTGTGGAATTGTCTCTTTGCCCATCTCTAGGAATTGGAGGAGCTTTCCAACGGAGCAGTTGCATATTTCCCAGACTTCAACATGCAGTATCAGAAGTAAGTACCTTTTTTCACATCAAACCATGCAGTGACAGAGCAAAAATACCCCCAGCAGTAGCATGAACCAATttggcaattatttttttttgtctgtatgACCAAATACACAAAACTCGAGGTTTCTTCTTGTGCTTCTTCCAACTTTTCCAAGAAACAAGAACTTCAGACTGGGCCTCCCTGGTTTATGTTGTGTAGTTCTttccagctgtggggctggtcTGTGCACACAACAGATTCTTTACCCAACATACAAACCCAGtccttctcttctgctcttAAAACTCTGAATTTGGTCCCTCTGCATTGAATGTTTGGTTATTAGAGGCTGCACACTTCAAGGCAGcttgctttctttcaaaatctttATGTAATCCTTAAAAACATAGATTTCATGGACACTTAAAAATAGGCTCTGGTGTCTGTGGAGTCTTTCTGCAGTTAAGTGCAAAGAAACCAAGAACTGAATCTTCTGGGTTCTTCTGTACATGAAAAATCCTTTAAACCAGG
The nucleotide sequence above comes from Vidua macroura isolate BioBank_ID:100142 chromosome 18, ASM2450914v1, whole genome shotgun sequence. Encoded proteins:
- the ANKRD13A gene encoding ankyrin repeat domain-containing protein 13A isoform X2, giving the protein MCKDVDQRDPRGRTLLHLAVSLGYIESAKVLLQHKADVTKENAQGWTVLHEAVSTGDPEMVQLILQHRDYQQTSMTLGGVPELLQKINETPDFYVEMKWEFTSWVPLVSRVCPSDVCRIWKSRAKLRVDITLLGFENMSWERGRRTVIFKGEDTGGWAELIEINHDDKLVTTERFEISQHMKRLTLGSMTPKRKDVERRLTSPIISTCLDTKSIAFERTTSGFWVWRTEKSEGVNGYEAKVYMANNVNVITRIRTEHLTEEEKKRYKADRNPLESFLGTVEHECGAQSTSRTTEYAATNNPTAITLEEYFNPEFDLKGRDIGRPKEVTVRTQKFKATLWMSEEFPLSLMEQVTPIIDLMARTSAHFARLRDFITLEFPPGFPVKIEVPLFHVLNARITFENVNSCRTAERTSPGGAQNDAGANFEVDQSVFEIPKCYHIQDDGRNIHVQDEDNEIMQFAIQQSLLESGANQELEELSNGAVAYFPDFNMQYQKALQESFLARSGNSHSSSSSEASSFEKDLQLAMELSVREQEEQEKQRREREDAELQQVLQLSLVEK
- the ANKRD13A gene encoding ankyrin repeat domain-containing protein 13A isoform X1; translated protein: MSSPGGASSAFPLHVLVWNNDYRRLDEELHDQDVDQRDPRGRTLLHLAVSLGYIESAKVLLQHKADVTKENAQGWTVLHEAVSTGDPEMVQLILQHRDYQQTSMTLGGVPELLQKINETPDFYVEMKWEFTSWVPLVSRVCPSDVCRIWKSRAKLRVDITLLGFENMSWERGRRTVIFKGEDTGGWAELIEINHDDKLVTTERFEISQHMKRLTLGSMTPKRKDVERRLTSPIISTCLDTKSIAFERTTSGFWVWRTEKSEGVNGYEAKVYMANNVNVITRIRTEHLTEEEKKRYKADRNPLESFLGTVEHECGAQSTSRTTEYAATNNPTAITLEEYFNPEFDLKGRDIGRPKEVTVRTQKFKATLWMSEEFPLSLMEQVTPIIDLMARTSAHFARLRDFITLEFPPGFPVKIEVPLFHVLNARITFENVNSCRTAERTSPGGAQNDAGANFEVDQSVFEIPKCYHIQDDGRNIHVQDEDNEIMQFAIQQSLLESGANQELEELSNGAVAYFPDFNMQYQKALQESFLARSGNSHSSSSSEASSFEKDLQLAMELSVREQEEQEKQRREREDAELQQVLQLSLVEK